In the genome of Bacillus sp. S3, one region contains:
- a CDS encoding heavy metal translocating P-type ATPase translates to MNTEAKALAKGIQKVSMIEKIKPHAELIAAGLSGALILAGWLFDKYGNGADSIIAYLLAFVIGGFAKAKEGIEATYENKELNVEMLMIFAAVGSAIIGYWTEGAILIFIFAVSGALETYTMNKSHKEISSLMELQPEEALLITNGVEKRVSVSELQVGDHILIKPGERVPSDGMIFKGQTNIDEAAITGESMPVSKGEEAEVFAGTVNMTGSITVQVTKASHDTLFHKIIQLVQSAQSEKSPSQLFIERFEGTYVKVVLLVVIAMMFLPYFLLGWSWHEAFYRAMILLVVASPCALVASIMPATLSAISNGARHGILVKGGVHLENLSHLEAIAFDKTGTLTKGKPEVTEVIVKEGLEKETLIWQAASIENHSNHPLAQAIVKYAKQHINKELFHPDSLEDIPGWGIKAELNGEQWKIGKAAFVGKDNVDRFADGKARDLANLGNTLVFIEINGELSAMIAMKDVVRKETKLAIDHLKKQGIRTVMLTGDSEKTARVIASESHVDEFFAECLPEDKVEKLKQLKKKYKTVAMVGDGINDAPALAIANVGIAMGEGTDVALETADIVLMKNDLPRIAEAVRLSQRMNKIIKQNVIFSITVIAVLISSNFFQILDLPYGVIGHEGSTILVILNSLRLLKS, encoded by the coding sequence ATGAATACAGAAGCAAAAGCTCTTGCCAAGGGGATCCAGAAGGTCAGTATGATTGAAAAAATTAAACCACATGCCGAATTGATTGCTGCTGGGTTGAGTGGTGCGTTGATTCTTGCCGGCTGGCTTTTTGATAAATATGGGAATGGCGCCGACTCCATCATTGCCTACCTGCTGGCATTTGTCATTGGCGGATTTGCCAAAGCAAAAGAAGGCATTGAGGCCACCTATGAAAATAAAGAACTCAACGTGGAGATGCTGATGATTTTTGCAGCTGTTGGCTCAGCCATTATTGGCTACTGGACCGAAGGGGCTATACTCATCTTTATTTTTGCTGTCAGCGGTGCCTTGGAAACATACACAATGAATAAAAGCCACAAAGAAATTTCTTCATTGATGGAGCTGCAGCCGGAAGAGGCATTGCTTATCACAAATGGAGTCGAAAAACGGGTTTCCGTTTCTGAGCTTCAAGTCGGGGATCATATTCTCATTAAACCGGGGGAGCGAGTCCCTTCAGACGGAATGATTTTCAAGGGACAAACCAATATTGATGAAGCAGCCATAACGGGGGAATCCATGCCTGTATCCAAAGGTGAGGAAGCTGAGGTTTTCGCCGGAACTGTTAATATGACAGGTTCCATTACCGTTCAAGTGACTAAAGCGAGCCATGATACTCTTTTTCATAAAATCATTCAGCTCGTTCAATCGGCGCAAAGTGAAAAGTCGCCATCACAGCTTTTCATTGAAAGGTTCGAAGGAACCTACGTTAAGGTAGTCCTGTTGGTCGTCATTGCTATGATGTTCCTGCCGTACTTTTTACTTGGCTGGAGCTGGCATGAAGCCTTTTATCGTGCGATGATTTTATTAGTTGTTGCCTCTCCCTGTGCCCTTGTTGCTTCCATCATGCCTGCTACATTATCGGCCATCTCAAATGGCGCTAGGCACGGAATTTTAGTAAAAGGCGGCGTTCATCTTGAAAATTTAAGTCATTTGGAAGCCATTGCTTTTGATAAAACAGGCACGCTGACAAAAGGGAAACCAGAAGTCACCGAAGTGATTGTAAAAGAGGGGCTTGAAAAAGAAACACTGATTTGGCAAGCTGCTTCAATTGAAAACCATTCGAACCACCCTTTGGCACAAGCTATCGTCAAATATGCGAAGCAGCATATAAACAAAGAACTCTTCCATCCAGACAGCCTTGAGGATATCCCTGGCTGGGGTATTAAAGCAGAATTGAACGGAGAACAATGGAAGATTGGGAAAGCAGCTTTTGTCGGAAAAGATAATGTTGACAGATTCGCCGACGGAAAAGCCAGGGACCTTGCAAACCTTGGTAACACACTAGTATTTATTGAAATTAACGGCGAACTAAGTGCAATGATTGCGATGAAGGATGTTGTTCGTAAGGAAACAAAGCTTGCTATTGACCATTTAAAGAAACAAGGTATTCGAACAGTGATGCTAACGGGAGATAGCGAAAAAACAGCGCGTGTGATTGCATCCGAAAGTCATGTGGATGAATTTTTTGCTGAATGTCTTCCGGAAGATAAAGTAGAAAAACTGAAACAATTAAAAAAGAAATATAAAACAGTGGCAATGGTGGGCGATGGCATTAATGATGCACCTGCATTGGCCATAGCCAATGTAGGGATCGCAATGGGAGAAGGAACAGACGTAGCTCTTGAAACAGCGGATATTGTCCTGATGAAAAACGATTTACCTAGAATTGCCGAGGCCGTTCGCCTTTCACAACGAATGAACAAAATTATTAAACAAAATGTCATTTTCTCCATCACGGTGATTGCGGTGTTAATTTCATCGAATTTCTTCCAGATACTTGATTTGCCATATGGAGTGATCGGTCATGAAGGCAGCACGATCCTAGTCATCCTAAATAGTCTGCGGTTATTAAAATCATAA